The following proteins come from a genomic window of Oncorhynchus mykiss isolate Arlee chromosome 19, USDA_OmykA_1.1, whole genome shotgun sequence:
- the LOC110498189 gene encoding kelch domain-containing protein 1, producing the protein MESCQMSGEVAPPMSGTCGCSLNGDMYIFGGCNDNGQTNQLYCVNLLDGKYSWRKVNHKSGSSPSPRDKRTCWVFNGSVVPLTPELPVQVQHFGTKDTYVEAE; encoded by the exons GGAATCGTGTCAAATGTCTGGAGAGGTCGCACCCCCAATGTCAGGCACCTGTGGCTGCTCTTTGAATGGGGACATGTACATATTTGGGGGATGCAATGACAACGGACAGACCAATCAG CTTTACTGTGTCAACCTCCTGGATGGGAAATATAGCTGGAGAAAAGTGAACCATAAGAGTGGCTCATCTCCCTCACCCAGAGATAAGCGCACTTGTTGGGTTTTCAATGGCAG TGTTGTGCCCCTGACCCCAGAGCTGCCCGTGCAAGTGCAACACTTCGGAACAAAGGATACGTATGTGGAGGCAGAATAA
- the dnaaf2 gene encoding protein kintoun: MEFGSKLKDLNMTPDEMGRFTKAFQNEEFRKMLHEYAEEISKPENKKKYEEEIKLLEQERGVDIQFVHPKPYRALKTSMDGRQKCFINICSNDMIRKPEFRRVDEAGRVGQHWSLPHSLTPGTPDRDAKGNKYTIYDVVFHPDTIHMAGNNPRFMEMVDNTAVEAVENGGKVKLDKNNVRVLKIKYKGTPHAAVMRKPLPGQPAKEKPSPLDNHLSFPYPDEKQPDTATNQKESPIPKAEIQSDTQISQRQQNVNSPKKPTKPHYTLKYRSFIDLQDFRCSRDSAQSPRPKEIVITIDLPLLRSVADADLDVTERLVSLESKKPAYRLEVPMAYPVDENKGEAKFNKQKKQLVVTLPVLPLKEPTVAEVSGRQLVNDDGEEDFENSCVSAAQSEDATRGKEDTPDHNGRGKEDTPDHNGRGKEDTPDHTGRGKEDTPDHNGKEDTPYYSGRGKEDTPDHNGRGKEDTPDHNGRGKEDTPDHNGRGKEDTPDHSGCNEGDSSEDVHSGNATSLRSENQLISVLEDKIEFSEQSGDIEEDKQHKLKSGESHQAKASKPTEFDGKTGFTDQNEGQSDDNNLHDEVETDPSSLSERIDDPSNTAAMVIPSNLDNNDQAKDCSSPKIEEIVESQAPTKDKQKTVQFSEHVQVAQSQEEDDLPAEQTFQDCNMRPQQVLLTEINHDGQELVICDHTTSAGFVFQNSFIYDLD; encoded by the exons ATGGAGTTCGGTTCCAAACTCAAGGACCTGAATATGACACCGGATGAAATGGGCCGCTTTACCAAGGCTTTTCAAAATGAGGAATTCAGAAAGATGCTGCACGAATACGCAGAGGAAATATCAAAGCCAGAGAACAAGAAGAAATATGAGGAAGAAATCAAGTTGTTAGAACAAGAGAGGGGCGTGGACATTCAATTTGTCCACCCCAAACCTTACCGAGCCCTGAAGACGAGTATGGACGGTAGGCAGAAGTGCTTCATCAATATCTGCAGCAATGACATGATTCGTAAACCTGAGTTTAGGAGGGTAGACGAGGCTGGCAGAGTAGGGCAGCATTGGTCACTACCCCACAGCTTGACACCTGGAACGCCAGACAGGGATGCAAAGGGGAATAAGTACACAATCTATGATGTTGTGTTTCATCCAGACACTATTCACATGGCTGGAAACAACCCAAGATTTATGGAAATGGTTGACAACACTGCTGTTGAGGCTGTCGAGAATGGGGGCAAAGTGAAGCTGGACAAAAACAATGTAAGAGTTTTGAAAATCAAATACAAAGGGACACCACACGCTGCCGTCATGCGCAAGCCCTTACCTGGTCAACCTGCCAAGGAAAAACCTTCACCACTTGACAATCATCTCTCGTTCCCCTACCCCGACGAAAAGCAACCAGATACGGCAACAAATCAAAAGGAGAGCCCTATACCGAAGGCCGAGATACAGTCCGACACCCAGATCAGCCAGAGACaacaaaatgtaaattcacccaaGAAGCCAACGAAACCACATTACACTCTAAAATACAGATCATTCATTGATTTGCAAGATTTCAGGTGTTCAAGAGATTCAGCTCAGAGCCCACGCCCTAAAGAGATTGTCATCACTATTGATTTGCCTTTGCTTAGATCTGTTGCGGATGCTGATCTAGACGTGACTGAAAGACTTGTTAGTTTGGAATCCAAGAAACCAGCTTACAGACTAGAGGTGCCGATGGCATATCCAGTGGATGAAAACAAGGGAGAGGCAAAGTTCAACAAGCAAAAGAAACAACTGGTTGTTACTTTACCTGTTCTACCTCTGAAGGAGCCAACAGTCGCTGAAGTGTCTGGCCGGCAGCTTGTCAATGATGATGGTGAAGAGGATTTTGAGAATAGTTGTGTAAGCGCAGCGCAGTCGGAAGACGCAACACGTGGCAAAGAAGATACCCCCGACCACAACGGACGTGGCAAAGAAGATACCCCCGACCACAACGGACGTGGCAAAGAAGATACCCCCGACCACACCGGACGTGGCAAAGAAGATACCCCCGACCACAACGGCAAAGAAGATACCCCCTACTACAGTGGACGTGGCAAAGAAGATACCCCCGACCACAACGGACGTGGCAAAGAAGATACCCCCGACCACAACGGACGTGGCAAAGAAGATACCCCCGACCACAACGGACGTGGCAAAGAAGATACCCCCGACCACAGCGGTTGCAATGAAGGGGACAGCTCAGAAGACGTTCACTCTGGAAATGCTACATCACTCCGGTCTGAAAATCAACTAATCTCAGTCCTGGAAGACAAGATAGAGTTTTCTGAACAGTCTGGTGACATTGAGGAGGACAAGCAACACAAACTGAAAAGTGGTGAATCACACCAAGCTAAAGCTTCAAAGCCCACTGAGTTTGATGGTAAGACTGGGTTCACTGACCAGAATGAGGGACAGTCAGATGACAATAATTTACATGATGAG GTGGAAACAGACCCATCATCCCTGAGCGAGAGAATAGATGACCCATCTAACACTGCAGCAATGGTCATCCCATCCAATCTTGACAACAATGACCAGGCCAAAGACTGCTCATCCCCCAAGATCGAAGAGATAGTTGAAAGTCAAGCTCCAACTAAGGATAAACAGAAGACTGTGCAATTCAGTGAGCATGTGCAGGTGGCTCAGTCTCAGGAGGAAGATGACCTGCCTGCTGAGCAGACCTTTCAGGACTGTAATATGAGACCACAGCAAGTACTGCTGACAGAAATCAACCATGATGGACAAGAGTTGGTCATTTGTGATCATACTACATCTGCTGGTTTCGTTTTTCAAAACTCCTTTATCTATGACCTGGACTGA
- the lrr1 gene encoding leucine-rich repeat protein 1 isoform X1, with amino-acid sequence MKLQCDVEVVNRMLPTYGMKNRGKGARAVLSIGRHVDKTTQRHNIYLMICTAKDRTGTKYKLKENIETFFTRFVEEGKATVRLKEPAVDICLSKFQADANSLKNFLSAARLAHRGNDMDSLPLSTLTPVRARDVEKPKKKLTIVSKKEYPLTSNFPYSLEQLQVSYCKLSRVDMRMLSLKALRRLDLSNNNIKKLPDTIGDLGCLAELILHNNHLETFSEALCLSSLQRTLQHLDLSQNRLQALPPHFCQLRELINLKMDNNGLVWLPFRISHLSKLRFLSAAHNQLALLPGDFRKLNLENLDLFGNPFAHPNPLDHTIQLTFPLTLQEMAARAVANLRIPYGPHLIPAHLCQDLEVAKTCDCGCTCVNYYIKTAVSMNLHLVSHTVVLVDDMGGTDAPVQHHFCSLSCYSEFLDQCLQRGLR; translated from the exons ATGAAGCTTCAGTGCGACGTCGAAGTCGTGAACCGGATGCTTCCCACGTATGGGATGAAAAACAGAGGAAAGGGCGCAAGGGCTGTGCTGTCTATTGGAAGACATGTGGACAAGACCACACAACGCCACAACATTTATCTAATGATCTGTACAGCAAAGGATAGGACAGGAACAAAATACAAG CTAAAAGAAAACATTGAAACATTCTTCACCAGGTTTGTTGAGGAGGGCAAAGCCACTGTGAGACTGAAGGAGCCCGCTGTTGACATCTGCTTGAGCAAG TTTCAGGCTGATGCTAACAGCTTGAAGAACTTCCTCTCGGCTGCTCGGTTGGCTCACAGAGGAAATGACATGGACAGCCTGCCTCTCTCTACACTGACGCCCGTCCGAGCCAGGGATGTGGAGAAGCCCAAGAAGAAGCTGACTATTGTATCCAAGAAGGAATATCCATTGACCTCCAATTTTCCCTACTCATTAGAGCAGCTCCAGGTGTCCTACTGCAAGCTCTCACGGGTGGACATGCGAATGCTCTCCCTCAAGGCACTGCGCAGACTGGACCTCAGTAATAACAACATAAAAAAACTTCCTGACACTATCGGTGACCTGGGCTGCCTGGCTGAGCTTATTCTCCACAACAACCACTTAGAGACCTTTAGTGAAGCCCTCTGCCTGTCCAGCCTCCAGCGTACACTTCAACACCTCGACCTGAGTCAGAACCGCCTGCAGGCCCTGCCGCCTCACTTCTGCCAGCTGCGAGAGCTGATCAACCTCAAGATGGACAACAACGGACTGGTGTGGCTGCCCTTTCGCATCAGCCATCTCTCCAAGCTGCGCTTTTTGTCAGCTGCACACAACCAGCTGGCCCTGCTGCCAGGGGACTTCCGAAAGTTAAATCTGGAGAACCTGGACCTGTTTGGTAATCCGTTCGCCCATCCCAACCCCCTGGACCACACCATCCAGCTCACTTTCCCCCTGACACTGCAGGAGATGGCCGCCAGGGCTGTGGCCAACCTCAG AATCCCGTACGGGCCTCATCTCATCCCTGCCCACCTTTGTCAAGACCTGGAGGTTGCCAAGACCTGTGACTGTGGCTGTACCTGTGTGAACTACTACATCAAAACAGCAGTCAGCATGAATCTGCATCTGGTGTCTCACACCGTGGTTTTGGTAGATGACATGGGAGGAACAGATGCACCGGTGCAGCATCACTTTTGCTCCCTATCATGTTACTCGGAGTTCCTAGACCAATGCCTTCAGCGAGGCCTGAGATGA
- the lrr1 gene encoding leucine-rich repeat protein 1 isoform X2, with the protein MKLQCDVEVVNRMLPTYGMKNRGKGARAVLSIGRHVDKTTQRHNIYLMICTAKDRTGTKYKLKENIETFFTRFVEEGKATVRLKEPAVDICLSKADANSLKNFLSAARLAHRGNDMDSLPLSTLTPVRARDVEKPKKKLTIVSKKEYPLTSNFPYSLEQLQVSYCKLSRVDMRMLSLKALRRLDLSNNNIKKLPDTIGDLGCLAELILHNNHLETFSEALCLSSLQRTLQHLDLSQNRLQALPPHFCQLRELINLKMDNNGLVWLPFRISHLSKLRFLSAAHNQLALLPGDFRKLNLENLDLFGNPFAHPNPLDHTIQLTFPLTLQEMAARAVANLRIPYGPHLIPAHLCQDLEVAKTCDCGCTCVNYYIKTAVSMNLHLVSHTVVLVDDMGGTDAPVQHHFCSLSCYSEFLDQCLQRGLR; encoded by the exons ATGAAGCTTCAGTGCGACGTCGAAGTCGTGAACCGGATGCTTCCCACGTATGGGATGAAAAACAGAGGAAAGGGCGCAAGGGCTGTGCTGTCTATTGGAAGACATGTGGACAAGACCACACAACGCCACAACATTTATCTAATGATCTGTACAGCAAAGGATAGGACAGGAACAAAATACAAG CTAAAAGAAAACATTGAAACATTCTTCACCAGGTTTGTTGAGGAGGGCAAAGCCACTGTGAGACTGAAGGAGCCCGCTGTTGACATCTGCTTGAGCAAG GCTGATGCTAACAGCTTGAAGAACTTCCTCTCGGCTGCTCGGTTGGCTCACAGAGGAAATGACATGGACAGCCTGCCTCTCTCTACACTGACGCCCGTCCGAGCCAGGGATGTGGAGAAGCCCAAGAAGAAGCTGACTATTGTATCCAAGAAGGAATATCCATTGACCTCCAATTTTCCCTACTCATTAGAGCAGCTCCAGGTGTCCTACTGCAAGCTCTCACGGGTGGACATGCGAATGCTCTCCCTCAAGGCACTGCGCAGACTGGACCTCAGTAATAACAACATAAAAAAACTTCCTGACACTATCGGTGACCTGGGCTGCCTGGCTGAGCTTATTCTCCACAACAACCACTTAGAGACCTTTAGTGAAGCCCTCTGCCTGTCCAGCCTCCAGCGTACACTTCAACACCTCGACCTGAGTCAGAACCGCCTGCAGGCCCTGCCGCCTCACTTCTGCCAGCTGCGAGAGCTGATCAACCTCAAGATGGACAACAACGGACTGGTGTGGCTGCCCTTTCGCATCAGCCATCTCTCCAAGCTGCGCTTTTTGTCAGCTGCACACAACCAGCTGGCCCTGCTGCCAGGGGACTTCCGAAAGTTAAATCTGGAGAACCTGGACCTGTTTGGTAATCCGTTCGCCCATCCCAACCCCCTGGACCACACCATCCAGCTCACTTTCCCCCTGACACTGCAGGAGATGGCCGCCAGGGCTGTGGCCAACCTCAG AATCCCGTACGGGCCTCATCTCATCCCTGCCCACCTTTGTCAAGACCTGGAGGTTGCCAAGACCTGTGACTGTGGCTGTACCTGTGTGAACTACTACATCAAAACAGCAGTCAGCATGAATCTGCATCTGGTGTCTCACACCGTGGTTTTGGTAGATGACATGGGAGGAACAGATGCACCGGTGCAGCATCACTTTTGCTCCCTATCATGTTACTCGGAGTTCCTAGACCAATGCCTTCAGCGAGGCCTGAGATGA